A part of Deinococcus cellulosilyticus NBRC 106333 = KACC 11606 genomic DNA contains:
- a CDS encoding DUF1795 domain-containing protein, whose translation MPTKRSDVLITLYQILEGSPELCALVGHTPGANTIEDGARILADSVRIQGIEDHTMLILSFSDEPPSNRNRDTLLWNLELWVYAPDIFAHADILDALQRVCDEYQMDSSHPATINRLQWGGHQRITPQDIPTRLLVTRAVITTTYI comes from the coding sequence GTGCCCACTAAACGCAGTGATGTGCTGATCACCCTGTACCAGATTCTGGAAGGCTCACCAGAACTGTGCGCCCTGGTGGGTCACACCCCAGGGGCAAACACCATTGAAGATGGAGCCCGAATCCTCGCTGACAGCGTGCGGATTCAGGGCATCGAGGACCACACCATGCTGATCCTCTCGTTCTCCGATGAGCCCCCCAGCAACCGCAACCGCGACACCCTGCTCTGGAATCTGGAGCTGTGGGTGTACGCCCCTGACATCTTTGCCCACGCTGACATTCTGGATGCCCTCCAGCGGGTTTGCGATGAGTACCAGATGGACTCCAGTCACCCTGCCACCATCAACCGCCTGCAATGGGGAGGGCACCAGAGGATCACCCCTCAGGACATCCCCACGCGCCTGCTCGTGACCCGGGCAGTGATCACCACCACCTACATCTGA
- a CDS encoding phage tail tape measure protein has translation MSTGSSGSLSLGDLIYRLGFANETEFIDEMERLMRRTEDTVEDAAAEAGESGGNRFGQEFRESALGNLKDLTIGSFLGDTLSNAFQGAIDAAKQFADDSVQEFARYEQGVVQMQLAGTQNIALMEEKLHQLSEEFKVFSDTDFSLATGEMIKAGYSTEQAMNLVRGGAKLAKSEIDPLKGSFLDLGEQVKAVSDITSGFHMDLNDASKATDILAKTVDLLSKGSQDSKLSLAELVPAVTENAATFYAAHINLTQLTATLATAKQNGLDMAEASNLLGSVIGTMMSPPKELKEHFDRLGISIIKSDGTFRSYTEVLKNLAGVLQQGGKGAQAIGDAFDSSQQKLVLALGQSVDTIEAFEKSLSEADGTADKLGATLQNTVIGHMKETEAQTANARRELGEQLAPVILDLHQSVLPPLVAVLKEIIGLWKDWQFLITGTNALLKQMDADSINSLKPRFGDNAERVNNMTNDIIKQKENLQKLEQAYKDADKAAQITRLRMRTSGKWEDSADYKNMVETRRQLEEARFKLQQTQEEFKKLVSSVPAPKKDAPPKANTTPPPPVSTDEGDNLKYTNAQVQALLPRAKELVAILKSAKSAEGIAAASTAIDVFTHKNEAAKVAIEAATKAWEIQHRGVKEGASALEVLTLQYKNNLITVTQYRAGLESIRDANERVAKSNTQGTEKWVKAQETISRVNTALKDLEQKKQRSVLDEYSTRVDQLAQRFASGKITFEEYAGGIASLEKQLSAFLKGQPADSDFAKGIKALLSKLDQGKQDIKQFVADSDRAVQDLIKQAGDLDEAWYKSRTQDSSKALMLSEIQSALDAFEQSRGPQYVIDLVNYLVSHNELKADEGVTAYLAALKTRMDEAATAASNLQQALENMDQRAADQALDEWAAGLKDRSLEDLISLRDSLNAEWLDAESPALQAQLDRELSAVNDVIAGKQKEQLEIYQKALEGLKKFYADRQKAAEDAQKSLAESLDFQDQRELGAALEDWRAGLQTKTLDELLAVRADWQDQITQAALGGDKPLAEQLTRELDVVNQVIGDTQKSIIDIYQKGLDGVKKFYADRKKAREDAQKDQEAADKKAQDALERSLSIIDDSDAAAALEDWKNLLGKETIEELNQRKIDLATQFREAALSGDGELANILRSEIAALDQVISDKQKQIMADLNSIVDGYRKIAPQMMQTRKALADIPKFIEGDGQGSPLGGDALENNEELLTQLQLLKDEYSDTGDLQAYLDKLNALTTKAREGTEAFREIQGALGDAFKESLTSGGQEKLAQSYLNGLFGPDFQFSEQSEANLGKAFNGLIERGLGGTQVAATVQAAWEKAFSDDAATDLIRDFWTKVNGAVTQGHDGLMANLTDREGIQALDEEIEGIIEQLTALGVPVEALTSLWRIYKKTLDDAATSSENFWERQSNIRDTQLEIARTQYELGTLSKEGYAAQLEEAKRYWQYQLAMALFTLNTITDKTSEAYAKQLAVVKNAQDAIAGISSQLNDLDGKHAGFDPESFKAGLENVIMDFGSALVKGINHGDLAGALKDAIGSATDFFMNEMMKAILGPIAQSLASSVTSALTPIISGNPLAALGIALGVGLLGSLLGGLFGGGIQRPPKTGREAAAEGTARTPSGSAPNIHYEANTHVTFPLNGSLSDPATRAEIRTLASDVTVDTLKRLGLIK, from the coding sequence ATGTCAACAGGCAGCAGCGGCAGTCTTTCTCTGGGCGACCTGATTTACCGTCTGGGATTTGCAAACGAAACAGAATTCATTGATGAAATGGAACGCCTCATGCGTCGCACCGAAGACACGGTGGAAGATGCAGCAGCAGAGGCAGGAGAGAGCGGGGGCAATCGCTTTGGTCAGGAGTTCCGAGAGTCCGCCCTGGGGAACTTGAAGGATCTGACCATCGGGTCTTTCCTAGGAGACACCCTCAGTAACGCCTTCCAGGGGGCCATTGATGCAGCAAAGCAATTTGCCGATGACTCTGTTCAGGAGTTTGCACGATACGAGCAGGGTGTGGTGCAAATGCAACTGGCAGGTACCCAGAACATTGCCCTGATGGAAGAGAAACTGCATCAACTATCAGAGGAATTTAAAGTCTTCTCTGACACTGATTTCAGCCTTGCCACCGGAGAAATGATCAAGGCGGGTTACAGCACCGAACAGGCCATGAACCTGGTGCGGGGTGGGGCGAAGCTTGCCAAGAGTGAAATTGACCCCTTGAAGGGCAGCTTCCTGGACTTAGGCGAACAGGTGAAGGCTGTTTCAGACATCACATCTGGCTTCCACATGGATTTGAACGATGCCTCCAAAGCCACAGACATCCTTGCCAAGACTGTGGACTTGCTGTCCAAAGGATCTCAGGATTCAAAGCTTTCACTGGCTGAACTCGTGCCCGCTGTAACTGAAAATGCAGCCACCTTCTATGCTGCCCACATCAACCTGACCCAGCTGACCGCCACCCTTGCCACAGCAAAACAAAACGGGTTGGATATGGCGGAGGCATCCAACCTGCTGGGGTCGGTCATTGGAACAATGATGTCCCCTCCCAAAGAACTGAAAGAGCACTTTGATCGGCTGGGAATCTCGATCATCAAGAGTGATGGAACATTCCGCAGCTATACCGAGGTGCTAAAGAACTTGGCTGGAGTTCTCCAGCAGGGCGGCAAAGGGGCGCAGGCAATCGGTGACGCCTTCGATTCCTCCCAGCAAAAATTGGTTCTGGCTCTAGGCCAATCTGTGGACACCATTGAAGCTTTTGAAAAGTCCCTGTCTGAAGCAGATGGCACCGCTGACAAACTGGGAGCCACCTTACAGAACACTGTGATCGGCCACATGAAGGAAACGGAAGCCCAGACTGCGAATGCCCGACGCGAACTGGGCGAACAGCTTGCTCCTGTCATTCTGGACTTGCACCAGAGTGTGCTGCCCCCACTGGTGGCTGTTCTCAAAGAAATCATTGGGCTCTGGAAAGACTGGCAATTTCTGATCACAGGAACAAATGCACTCCTGAAACAAATGGATGCAGACTCCATCAACAGTTTGAAGCCACGCTTTGGGGACAATGCCGAGCGTGTCAACAACATGACAAACGACATCATCAAGCAGAAAGAAAACCTGCAAAAATTGGAGCAGGCCTATAAAGATGCAGACAAAGCAGCCCAGATCACCCGGCTGCGCATGCGCACCAGTGGCAAATGGGAAGACTCCGCAGATTACAAGAACATGGTGGAGACCCGTCGTCAGTTGGAAGAGGCCCGATTCAAACTCCAGCAGACCCAGGAGGAATTCAAAAAACTGGTTTCCTCTGTCCCTGCACCAAAAAAAGATGCCCCTCCAAAAGCCAACACCACGCCTCCCCCACCCGTGAGCACTGATGAGGGGGATAATTTGAAGTACACCAATGCTCAGGTGCAAGCCCTCTTGCCCAGAGCAAAAGAACTGGTGGCAATTCTCAAATCTGCCAAATCAGCAGAGGGTATCGCCGCTGCTTCCACTGCCATTGATGTCTTCACCCACAAAAATGAGGCTGCAAAGGTTGCCATCGAAGCTGCCACCAAGGCCTGGGAAATCCAGCATAGAGGGGTCAAAGAAGGGGCATCTGCCCTGGAAGTCCTGACTTTGCAGTACAAAAACAACCTGATCACTGTGACACAGTACCGCGCAGGCCTGGAATCCATCAGGGATGCCAACGAACGGGTAGCCAAGAGCAATACCCAGGGGACAGAAAAATGGGTGAAGGCCCAGGAGACCATCAGCAGGGTAAACACTGCCCTGAAAGACTTGGAGCAGAAGAAGCAGCGGAGTGTGCTGGATGAGTACAGCACCCGTGTGGATCAGTTGGCCCAGCGTTTTGCCAGTGGGAAAATCACCTTCGAAGAGTACGCCGGTGGCATTGCCAGTCTGGAAAAACAACTGTCTGCCTTCCTGAAGGGGCAACCTGCAGACAGTGACTTTGCAAAGGGCATCAAAGCCCTGCTTTCCAAACTCGATCAGGGCAAACAGGACATCAAGCAATTCGTGGCAGACAGTGACAGGGCTGTGCAAGACCTGATCAAGCAGGCAGGGGACCTGGATGAAGCGTGGTACAAAAGCAGAACCCAGGATTCAAGCAAAGCCCTCATGCTCAGTGAAATCCAGTCTGCCCTGGATGCGTTTGAGCAAAGCCGTGGCCCGCAGTACGTCATTGATCTGGTGAATTACCTGGTTTCCCACAATGAGCTGAAGGCTGATGAGGGGGTGACTGCTTATCTTGCTGCCCTCAAAACCCGCATGGATGAGGCTGCCACTGCTGCTTCCAACCTGCAACAGGCCCTGGAGAACATGGACCAGAGGGCAGCCGATCAGGCCCTCGATGAGTGGGCGGCTGGACTGAAAGACAGGTCCCTGGAAGACCTGATTTCTCTCAGGGACAGCCTGAATGCAGAGTGGCTGGACGCAGAATCTCCTGCTCTGCAGGCCCAGCTGGACCGTGAGTTGTCTGCCGTCAATGATGTGATTGCTGGGAAGCAAAAGGAACAACTGGAGATTTACCAGAAAGCCCTCGAGGGGTTGAAGAAATTCTATGCTGATCGGCAGAAAGCAGCAGAGGATGCCCAGAAATCTCTGGCTGAATCCCTGGATTTTCAGGACCAGAGGGAGCTTGGTGCTGCTCTGGAAGACTGGAGGGCAGGGCTTCAAACGAAAACACTGGATGAACTGCTTGCCGTCCGGGCAGACTGGCAAGACCAGATCACCCAGGCGGCACTGGGTGGGGACAAACCTCTGGCAGAACAACTGACCAGAGAGCTCGATGTGGTCAATCAGGTAATTGGAGACACCCAGAAAAGCATCATTGACATCTACCAGAAAGGTCTGGATGGAGTCAAAAAATTCTATGCTGACCGCAAAAAGGCCCGTGAGGACGCACAAAAAGATCAGGAAGCTGCAGACAAAAAAGCACAAGACGCCCTGGAACGGTCCCTGTCTATCATCGATGACAGCGATGCAGCTGCTGCCCTGGAAGATTGGAAGAACCTGTTGGGCAAGGAAACCATTGAGGAACTGAACCAGCGTAAAATCGATCTGGCAACCCAGTTCCGTGAAGCTGCGCTCTCAGGAGATGGGGAGCTTGCCAACATCCTGAGGTCAGAAATTGCCGCACTGGATCAGGTGATTTCCGACAAGCAGAAACAGATCATGGCTGATCTGAACAGCATTGTGGATGGGTACAGAAAGATTGCCCCCCAGATGATGCAGACTCGCAAGGCGCTGGCCGACATCCCTAAATTTATTGAGGGGGATGGGCAGGGGTCCCCGCTTGGTGGAGATGCGCTGGAGAACAATGAAGAACTGCTCACCCAGTTGCAACTGCTGAAAGACGAATACAGCGACACAGGGGACCTGCAGGCCTACCTGGACAAACTGAACGCCCTGACCACCAAAGCCCGTGAGGGAACCGAGGCCTTCCGGGAAATCCAGGGTGCACTGGGAGATGCGTTCAAAGAATCCCTGACATCAGGAGGGCAGGAGAAACTGGCCCAATCCTATCTGAATGGTCTGTTCGGGCCGGACTTCCAGTTCAGTGAGCAGAGCGAAGCCAACCTGGGCAAGGCCTTCAATGGCCTGATTGAAAGGGGTCTAGGGGGCACCCAGGTTGCAGCCACAGTGCAGGCCGCCTGGGAGAAAGCCTTCAGTGATGATGCCGCTACTGACCTGATCAGGGATTTTTGGACCAAAGTGAATGGGGCTGTCACCCAGGGGCATGATGGCCTGATGGCGAACCTCACAGACCGTGAGGGCATCCAGGCACTGGATGAAGAAATCGAGGGTATCATTGAACAGCTAACCGCTCTGGGTGTGCCGGTGGAAGCCCTCACCAGTTTGTGGCGCATTTACAAAAAAACCCTGGATGATGCGGCCACCAGTTCAGAGAATTTCTGGGAACGGCAATCCAACATTCGGGACACCCAGTTGGAAATTGCCAGAACCCAATATGAACTGGGAACCCTCAGTAAGGAGGGCTATGCTGCCCAGCTGGAAGAGGCCAAACGCTACTGGCAGTATCAACTTGCCATGGCCCTGTTCACCCTAAATACCATCACAGACAAGACCAGTGAGGCCTATGCCAAGCAACTTGCCGTCGTGAAGAATGCCCAGGACGCCATTGCAGGTATCTCCAGTCAGTTGAATGACCTGGACGGCAAGCATGCTGGGTTTGACCCTGAATCCTTCAAGGCAGGCCTGGAGAACGTCATCATGGATTTCGGTTCAGCTCTGGTGAAAGGGATCAACCATGGGGATCTTGCTGGAGCATTAAAAGATGCAATTGGGTCAGCCACCGACTTCTTTATGAATGAAATGATGAAGGCCATCCTGGGGCCAATTGCGCAATCTCTCGCCAGTTCAGTCACCAGTGCACTGACCCCCATCATCTCAGGGAACCCCCTTGCAGCTCTTGGCATTGCGCTGGGGGTGGGTTTGCTGGGCAGTCTGCTGGGGGGGCTCTTCGGGGGCGGCATCCAGCGCCCACCGAAAACCGGACGTGAAGCAGCAGCAGAAGGGACTGCCCGCACACCCAGTGGCAGTGCACCAAACATCCACTATGAAGCAAACACCCACGTGACGTTCCCATTGAATGGTAGCCTGTCCGATCCGGCCACCCGTGCGGAGATTCGGACTCTGGCATCGGATGTCACCGTGGACACCTTGAAACGATTGGGGCTGATCAAATGA
- a CDS encoding phage portal protein, with translation MRRIAGEAVAAAVGSRELEFRVEGMTISPETEQSRAASTANYTLIPWPLDPEKLIDYWYGNPWLAAVGNLIADALAGASIELSARESSTDGTPLSEPSQDEYRRGIQWLTRSNFAMDGVSPLDVHGFIRSVFTALDQTGNAFVETLRNMAANEFHGLSVLLPQFVRYEVTKAGQQTTINLYQMDPYLGEFRYVQFGRRDKGNAETREFLHVRHTNTVSSFYGLPAWLPARDSVAVDNSHRTYLKGFFTNHAAPRWMITITEEIPEGGSSSATEDDLEKIYQLVKNYLGANKGDMAGRNLVLQYPGGIKVEATPLDIKIEDPTFKETSRNARDEILAVRHVSLIDLGLPEGGYRATAETQSGNFRQQVLEPSLAPILRLLNEVLHAPAPYGLGITQWDVTAKFERVEDLLKKFEALFKATGVPFLKPNEARQIIGYEAVDGGDDVYIPSSSTPMSVNIPESPIDGN, from the coding sequence ATGAGACGAATTGCAGGAGAGGCAGTGGCAGCAGCAGTGGGCAGCAGAGAGCTGGAGTTCCGTGTTGAAGGCATGACCATCAGCCCGGAGACAGAGCAGAGTCGGGCAGCAAGCACCGCAAATTACACCCTGATCCCGTGGCCTCTGGACCCAGAGAAGCTGATCGATTACTGGTATGGGAACCCATGGCTGGCAGCGGTGGGCAACCTGATTGCAGATGCACTGGCAGGGGCAAGCATCGAGCTTTCTGCCAGAGAGAGCAGCACAGACGGCACCCCCCTCTCAGAACCCAGTCAGGACGAATACAGACGGGGCATCCAGTGGCTGACCCGCTCAAACTTCGCCATGGATGGGGTCTCTCCCCTGGACGTGCACGGGTTCATCCGCAGCGTGTTCACTGCCCTGGACCAGACCGGCAATGCTTTCGTGGAAACCCTCAGGAACATGGCCGCCAACGAATTCCACGGGCTCAGTGTGCTGCTGCCCCAGTTCGTCCGGTATGAGGTCACCAAGGCAGGACAGCAGACCACCATCAACCTCTACCAGATGGACCCTTACCTGGGTGAATTCAGGTATGTGCAGTTCGGGCGCAGAGACAAGGGCAACGCAGAGACCCGGGAATTTCTGCATGTCCGGCACACCAACACCGTCAGCAGCTTCTATGGCCTGCCCGCATGGTTGCCTGCCAGAGACAGCGTGGCCGTGGACAACTCGCACAGAACCTACCTGAAGGGCTTCTTCACCAACCATGCAGCACCCCGCTGGATGATCACCATCACCGAAGAGATCCCAGAAGGTGGATCGAGCAGCGCCACAGAGGATGATCTGGAGAAGATCTACCAACTGGTGAAGAACTACCTGGGAGCCAACAAAGGGGACATGGCAGGCAGGAACCTGGTGCTGCAATACCCAGGTGGCATCAAAGTGGAAGCCACTCCGCTGGACATCAAGATCGAGGACCCCACCTTCAAGGAAACCTCCAGAAACGCACGGGATGAAATTTTGGCAGTACGCCATGTGTCCCTGATTGATCTGGGTCTGCCAGAGGGGGGTTACCGGGCCACCGCTGAAACCCAGTCAGGCAACTTCAGACAGCAGGTGCTGGAGCCATCCCTTGCACCCATCCTGCGCTTGCTGAATGAAGTCTTGCATGCTCCAGCCCCATACGGACTGGGCATCACCCAGTGGGATGTCACCGCCAAGTTCGAGCGGGTGGAAGACCTGCTGAAGAAATTCGAGGCACTGTTTAAGGCCACGGGTGTGCCCTTCCTCAAACCCAATGAGGCCAGACAGATCATCGGGTATGAAGCCGTGGATGGTGGGGATGATGTTTACATTCCCAGCAGCAGCACCCCCATGAGCGTGAACATCCCAGAGAGCCCCATCGACGGGAACTGA
- the terL gene encoding phage terminase large subunit encodes MPVEIRPQPGPQTLFFQSAADIVIYGGAAGGGKSWALLAEPLRHIHNPHFGATLFRRLDADVYSEGGLWDEAMKIYPMFGGVPNGDGYFKFPSGATVSFGHLQHENTKYRYQGAQIPLIELDELTHFTRDQFWYMLSRNRSTCGVRPYVRASTNPDADSWVAEFIHWWIDEEGFAIPDRSGVVRYLLKDGDHMNWGSTPEEVLSRVPDSDPEDVLSVTFISAKLEDNKILMEKDPKYRGRLKAQSFVERARLLGGNWKVRFTAGNVFRRDWFTIISPAQVPKGLRMIRYWDLAATEKKAGNDPDWTTGTLMGVDEHGIYYVLDVVRLRGTPLEVETAIIETAHDDGKRVEIHITQEPGSSGKFVLSHFTRHPELKGYIVKGDRETGSKLERAKPFSAQCEAGNVKVLRGLWNEAWLNELQGFPDGTHDDMVDSASGAFRKLPRAGRIKTKGEAA; translated from the coding sequence ATGCCTGTAGAGATACGCCCACAACCCGGACCCCAGACACTCTTCTTCCAGAGTGCCGCTGACATTGTGATTTACGGTGGGGCAGCAGGTGGGGGCAAGAGCTGGGCGCTGCTGGCTGAACCCCTCAGGCACATCCACAACCCGCACTTCGGGGCCACCCTCTTCAGGCGTCTGGATGCAGACGTTTACTCAGAGGGTGGCTTGTGGGATGAGGCCATGAAGATCTACCCCATGTTCGGTGGGGTTCCCAACGGGGATGGTTACTTCAAGTTCCCCAGCGGGGCAACGGTGTCTTTCGGGCACCTGCAGCATGAGAACACCAAGTACCGCTATCAGGGAGCACAGATCCCCCTGATCGAGCTGGATGAGCTGACCCACTTCACCCGCGATCAGTTCTGGTACATGCTCTCCCGGAACCGGTCCACGTGCGGGGTCAGGCCTTACGTGCGGGCATCCACCAACCCAGACGCTGACAGCTGGGTGGCGGAGTTCATTCACTGGTGGATCGATGAGGAAGGCTTTGCCATTCCTGACCGGTCTGGAGTGGTGCGGTACCTCCTGAAAGATGGGGACCACATGAACTGGGGCAGCACCCCAGAGGAAGTGCTGTCGCGTGTGCCGGACTCTGACCCGGAAGACGTTCTGTCTGTCACCTTCATCAGTGCCAAGCTGGAAGACAACAAGATCCTGATGGAGAAAGACCCCAAATACCGGGGCAGGTTGAAAGCCCAGTCCTTTGTGGAGCGGGCCAGACTGCTGGGTGGGAACTGGAAGGTCAGGTTCACTGCAGGCAACGTCTTCCGGCGTGACTGGTTCACCATCATCAGCCCAGCCCAGGTCCCCAAAGGCCTGCGCATGATCCGGTACTGGGATCTTGCAGCCACAGAGAAAAAAGCGGGCAACGATCCCGACTGGACCACCGGCACCCTTATGGGTGTGGATGAGCACGGCATCTATTACGTGCTGGATGTGGTCAGACTCAGAGGCACCCCGCTGGAAGTGGAAACCGCCATCATCGAAACCGCCCACGATGACGGCAAGCGGGTGGAGATCCACATCACCCAGGAGCCTGGAAGCTCAGGGAAGTTCGTGCTGTCCCACTTCACCCGCCACCCTGAACTGAAGGGGTACATCGTCAAAGGGGACCGGGAGACCGGCAGCAAGCTTGAGCGGGCCAAGCCCTTCAGTGCCCAGTGCGAAGCCGGGAACGTGAAGGTGCTCAGGGGGTTGTGGAATGAGGCATGGCTGAACGAACTTCAAGGGTTCCCGGATGGGACACATGACGACATGGTGGACAGCGCATCAGGGGCGTTCAGGAAACTGCCCCGTGCAGGCCGCATCAAAACCAAGGGAGAAGCAGCATGA
- a CDS encoding helix-turn-helix domain-containing protein, whose amino-acid sequence MSIQIMTEVWSESKHKGSELLTLIAIADMANEHGEAYPSVGYIARKIRMTPRNTQKILQKLEASGELVTREGAGRNGTNLYRVITKNTLKFLTPEEVALLDAARKGGEKNSGVNAGTGAKKIQGGEPGDRGGMNPSSGEGVNAGTGEGANPSSPKTSVESSVESSVEAEEETTAAAPQVQKVQTPQNSQAPALPSQGPEGKPASAGIQTNAVQEIPGAAPAGEVDPETTVQLNKLFGSMLQDMLDDPAALVTRTDWFKIPVARFQELLEEVKRTCRASNGLKKPRTEMKFVLDAEVGRITKPEPAKSSRAAALSGLKL is encoded by the coding sequence ATGAGCATCCAGATCATGACCGAAGTGTGGTCTGAATCCAAACACAAAGGGTCTGAACTGCTGACCCTGATTGCCATTGCTGACATGGCGAACGAGCACGGTGAAGCTTATCCCTCTGTGGGCTACATTGCCCGCAAGATCCGCATGACCCCCAGGAACACCCAGAAGATCCTGCAGAAGCTGGAAGCCAGTGGTGAACTGGTTACCCGTGAAGGTGCTGGGAGGAACGGCACCAATCTTTACCGGGTGATCACCAAGAACACCCTGAAGTTCCTGACCCCTGAGGAAGTGGCGCTGCTGGATGCTGCCCGCAAGGGGGGCGAAAAGAATTCAGGGGTGAACGCTGGGACAGGGGCGAAAAAAATTCAGGGGGGTGAACCCGGTGACAGGGGGGGGATGAACCCCAGTTCAGGGGAGGGGGTGAACGCTGGGACAGGGGAGGGGGCGAACCCCAGTTCACCCAAAACGTCAGTTGAATCATCAGTTGAATCGTCAGTAGAAGCAGAAGAGGAAACCACTGCTGCTGCCCCTCAAGTTCAGAAAGTTCAAACACCCCAAAACAGTCAAGCCCCTGCTCTCCCCTCTCAGGGACCAGAGGGCAAACCTGCAAGTGCTGGGATTCAGACCAACGCAGTTCAGGAAATTCCGGGGGCCGCGCCCGCCGGTGAAGTGGACCCTGAGACCACCGTGCAGCTGAACAAACTCTTCGGGTCCATGTTGCAGGACATGCTGGATGATCCTGCTGCTCTGGTCACCAGAACCGACTGGTTCAAGATCCCGGTGGCCCGCTTTCAGGAGCTACTGGAGGAAGTGAAACGCACCTGCCGCGCTTCCAACGGGCTCAAGAAACCCAGAACCGAAATGAAGTTTGTGCTGGATGCAGAGGTGGGTCGCATCACCAAACCTGAGCCCGCGAAGTCTTCCCGTGCTGCTGCCCTGTCCGGGCTGAAACTGTGA
- a CDS encoding M15 family metallopeptidase, which translates to MKLNTGITLDTLNPQFRENVKRWAAAVEAAYPQFEVRVTSARRTAQQQNALFRQNSPQRWVTNCDGVRDLSMHQYGLAVDIVLVRRSTGTLDWKQQTYRTVYAHVQPGQFGLETIPQEMVHLQMAGSQARYSGGRLSPAYCRQLKLVVS; encoded by the coding sequence ATGAAACTCAACACAGGCATCACGTTGGACACTTTGAACCCGCAGTTCAGAGAGAACGTGAAGAGGTGGGCAGCAGCAGTGGAAGCAGCTTACCCGCAGTTTGAGGTGCGGGTGACCAGTGCCCGTCGCACAGCCCAGCAGCAGAACGCCCTGTTCCGGCAAAACTCACCCCAGCGCTGGGTCACAAACTGTGACGGGGTGAGAGACCTCAGCATGCACCAGTACGGTCTGGCTGTGGACATCGTTCTGGTCAGGCGTTCCACTGGGACGCTGGATTGGAAACAGCAAACCTACCGCACGGTGTATGCTCACGTGCAACCTGGTCAATTCGGTCTGGAGACCATTCCCCAGGAGATGGTGCACCTGCAGATGGCTGGGAGTCAGGCCCGGTATTCCGGTGGGCGTCTCTCCCCTGCTTACTGCAGGCAATTGAAACTGGTGGTGTCATGA
- a CDS encoding terminase small subunit, whose translation MDQPPTDPTPVETYEEAAATLKPRQRKFVEAYLQHFNGSRAAREVGVSEASCRVQAHDWLTNPNIQRVVELGMQRHGMGKYEVLARQQAIARATIEDFISIRKFIGFEEKLLPAVEALDAIRDEMAILMDELDSASEERAEEIKQELKHYRREELKADRACKRDPSTKIRVGLERVETWAQEIDLKKAEERGVLHLLKSAKKTADGGLQITLYDSQKALEWFGDHYGLTSKSVKLGDPDGKPLAPGTVLILPSNGRD comes from the coding sequence ATGGACCAGCCACCCACTGACCCCACCCCAGTTGAAACCTACGAAGAAGCAGCAGCAACCCTCAAACCCCGGCAAAGGAAGTTTGTGGAGGCCTACCTGCAGCACTTCAATGGGAGTCGGGCAGCCAGAGAAGTGGGGGTGAGTGAAGCCAGTTGCCGGGTGCAGGCCCACGACTGGCTTACAAACCCTAACATCCAGCGGGTGGTGGAACTGGGCATGCAGCGTCACGGCATGGGGAAATATGAGGTTCTGGCGCGGCAGCAGGCCATTGCCAGAGCGACCATTGAGGACTTCATTTCCATTCGGAAGTTCATTGGGTTTGAAGAGAAACTTCTCCCTGCTGTTGAGGCTCTGGACGCCATCCGCGATGAGATGGCAATCCTGATGGATGAGCTGGATTCTGCCTCAGAAGAGAGGGCCGAAGAGATCAAACAGGAACTCAAACACTACCGGCGTGAGGAACTGAAGGCAGACCGGGCCTGCAAGCGGGACCCCAGCACAAAGATCAGGGTGGGTCTGGAGCGGGTGGAGACCTGGGCTCAGGAGATTGATTTGAAGAAAGCAGAAGAACGGGGCGTCCTGCACCTGCTGAAGAGTGCCAAGAAGACCGCAGATGGTGGCCTGCAGATCACCCTTTATGACAGCCAGAAGGCACTGGAATGGTTCGGGGACCATTACGGGCTGACCTCCAAGAGCGTGAAGCTGGGAGACCCAGACGGGAAACCACTGGCACCCGGCACGGTCCTGATCCTCCCCAGCAACGGCAGAGACTAG
- a CDS encoding excalibur calcium-binding domain-containing protein: MKQLLFVGILLGLVACGQPRTVGGGDTSGVYYANCDEVRAAGKAPLYRGQPGYRAGLDRDNDGIACE, from the coding sequence ATGAAACAACTTCTGTTTGTAGGCATCTTGCTGGGGCTTGTGGCATGTGGGCAACCAAGAACTGTTGGTGGAGGAGATACTTCTGGGGTTTACTACGCAAACTGTGATGAAGTGCGAGCCGCAGGGAAAGCCCCTCTTTATAGGGGACAACCAGGGTACCGGGCAGGGCTTGATCGTGACAATGATGGTATCGCATGTGAGTAA